A single Pantoea rwandensis DNA region contains:
- a CDS encoding FdhF/YdeP family oxidoreductase, whose translation MKFKRKIQPYRAAAGGWGSLEATTRFVLDSKAALKNMRNLMRMNKARGFDCPSCAWGDDNKSTFSFCENGAKAVTWEATRRVVEPEFFAQHSVSTLYQQSDYFLEYQGRLTHPMRYNSTTDHYEPISWDDALAMIARHLKAMDHPDQMELYTSGRASNEASWLYQLFGRVMGTNNFPDCSNMCHEASGTGLKRSIGVGKGTIRLDDFDHANAIFVIGQNPGTNHPRMLHSLRHAADHGAKIVTFNTLRERGLERFADPQKPLEIVTSKAGTISSAYYQPNLGGDMAAIRGMVKTLLEVQRERLAAGEPGIFDQAFIDANTHGIEGYLAAVDNTRWEDIVRQSGLSEAQIREAAAIYQSAERVIITWAMGVTQHKHSVDTVREITNLQLLFGQLGKKGAGLCPVRGHSNVQGNRTMGIDEKPNKPFLDALGAHFGFEPPREHGHNTVEALSAMLRDEVKVLIALGGNLAAAAPDSPVTEEALQHCGLTVHISTKLNRSHLVPGHEGLILPTLGRTERDRQASGNQFITVEDSFSMVHASEGVGIPLADTQRSETAIVAGIAHATLGSDKIDWLGMADDYNVIRDHIGATIPGFADFNNKCDIPGGFYLGSAAAELRFNTPSQRAEFSAAALPASLFPQLGNDVEVPFTLQTLRSHDQYNTTIYGLDDRYRGVYGQREVVFIHPDDMASLGFSEGQLVDIETLWNDGLTRRVSGFKLVPYNIPRGNLAAYYPETNPLVPLSSYGDGSGTPTSKSVPVKLALTAAVPTQRIA comes from the coding sequence ATGAAATTTAAACGTAAAATTCAGCCTTATCGTGCCGCTGCTGGCGGCTGGGGCTCTTTGGAAGCCACCACTCGTTTCGTCCTTGATAGTAAAGCCGCGCTGAAAAACATGCGCAATTTGATGCGCATGAACAAAGCGCGTGGCTTTGACTGCCCAAGTTGTGCGTGGGGTGATGACAATAAAAGTACCTTCAGCTTCTGTGAGAACGGCGCCAAAGCGGTGACCTGGGAAGCGACCCGCCGCGTAGTGGAGCCTGAATTCTTTGCCCAACACAGCGTGAGCACCCTGTATCAACAGAGCGACTATTTCCTGGAGTATCAGGGTCGCCTGACCCATCCGATGCGCTATAACAGCACCACCGATCACTATGAACCGATCAGCTGGGACGATGCGCTAGCGATGATTGCTCGTCATCTCAAGGCGATGGATCACCCCGACCAGATGGAGCTTTATACTTCCGGGCGCGCCAGTAACGAAGCCTCATGGCTCTATCAACTGTTTGGCCGTGTGATGGGCACCAATAACTTCCCTGACTGTTCCAACATGTGCCATGAAGCCAGCGGTACCGGCTTGAAGCGCAGTATCGGCGTCGGGAAAGGCACCATTCGTCTCGATGATTTTGACCACGCCAATGCGATTTTCGTTATCGGTCAAAATCCGGGAACTAACCATCCACGTATGCTGCACAGCCTGCGCCACGCGGCCGATCACGGGGCGAAAATCGTGACATTCAACACGCTGCGCGAGCGCGGGTTGGAACGTTTTGCCGATCCGCAAAAACCGCTGGAAATCGTTACCTCTAAAGCAGGTACGATTAGCTCTGCCTATTACCAGCCTAATCTTGGCGGTGACATGGCGGCCATTCGCGGCATGGTGAAAACCCTGCTGGAAGTCCAGCGTGAGCGTCTGGCGGCCGGTGAACCGGGGATCTTCGACCAGGCGTTTATTGATGCTAATACCCATGGCATTGAGGGTTATCTGGCTGCCGTGGATAACACGCGCTGGGAAGATATCGTGCGTCAATCCGGACTGAGCGAAGCGCAGATTCGGGAAGCGGCAGCGATCTACCAGAGTGCTGAGCGCGTCATCATTACCTGGGCGATGGGTGTGACCCAGCATAAGCATTCTGTTGATACCGTACGTGAAATCACCAACCTGCAACTGCTGTTTGGCCAACTGGGTAAAAAAGGCGCCGGCCTGTGTCCGGTGCGCGGCCACAGTAACGTGCAGGGTAACCGCACCATGGGTATCGATGAGAAACCCAATAAGCCATTCCTCGATGCTCTGGGCGCGCATTTCGGTTTTGAACCGCCGCGTGAACACGGCCATAACACCGTTGAAGCACTCAGCGCGATGTTGCGTGATGAAGTGAAAGTGCTGATCGCCCTGGGTGGCAATCTTGCTGCTGCTGCACCCGACTCACCGGTGACAGAGGAAGCATTGCAGCATTGCGGTCTGACCGTTCACATCAGCACCAAACTCAATCGCAGCCATTTAGTGCCGGGCCACGAGGGGTTGATTCTGCCAACGCTGGGCCGTACAGAGCGCGATCGTCAGGCCAGCGGTAACCAGTTCATCACCGTTGAGGACTCTTTCAGCATGGTGCATGCCTCAGAAGGTGTGGGCATTCCACTGGCAGACACCCAACGCTCCGAAACGGCGATTGTGGCAGGCATTGCACACGCCACGCTGGGCAGCGACAAGATTGACTGGCTGGGCATGGCCGATGATTACAATGTGATCCGCGATCACATCGGCGCCACCATTCCAGGCTTTGCCGACTTCAATAACAAATGCGATATTCCGGGCGGGTTCTATCTCGGTAGCGCGGCGGCGGAGTTGCGTTTCAATACGCCAAGTCAACGGGCGGAATTCAGTGCGGCGGCCTTGCCAGCTTCACTGTTCCCGCAGTTGGGTAACGATGTTGAAGTGCCGTTCACACTGCAGACCCTGCGTTCACATGACCAGTACAACACCACGATTTACGGCCTCGATGACCGTTATCGCGGTGTCTATGGCCAGCGTGAAGTGGTGTTTATCCACCCGGATGATATGGCGTCACTTGGCTTTAGTGAAGGCCAGTTAGTGGATATCGAAACGCTGTGGAATGATGGCCTGACGCGCCGTGTCAGTGGCTTTAAGCTGGTGCCGTATAACATTCCGCGTGGAAATCTCGCGGCCTATTATCCGGAAACCAACCCACTGGTGCCGCTCTCCAGCTACGGCGATGGCAGCGGGACACCGACCTCGAAATCGGTACCGGTCAAACTGGCGTTAACCGCCGCCGTA
- a CDS encoding PTS transporter subunit EIIC, with product MKNLASQIHAFGKALMMPISVIAAAGIFLGLAAAMQNPAVTGDAFAHLQVPQLIIGFIRKVAAALFANLPVFFAVASAIGLAKAEKPTAAFAAVIGYVVMNVGISATLAAKGLTAATTTPEALQQAGLDQTTAMMTSAEYIEMLGIFTYNMSVLGGVIAGLVTVALHNRFYTQQLPTAISFFGGRRFVPIVTVIVLPLIGVLLALIWPTIGEGIAWVGKMIGKSGQYGAFLLGTGERLLIPTGLHHILNETVRFTPIGGMATVDGQTIVGALNIFNNSLTNPGAIPDETVRSATQFLAQGKIPVMMFGLPAAALAIYHTARPEHKQRVKALVMAGALTSFTTGITEPLEFCFIFVSPVLYILHALLTGLSFMLMSMLHLMIGNVQGGAIDLVVFGILGGSKTQWWWTVALGVIYAPIYYYGFRFVITRMRVETPGRESDEEPQNAQVTADERTQVIISGLGGEANIEDVDCCFTRLRVRVKEMKEVVDQTLLTTGANGINRVSEHDVQVIYGPQVEKIANQVKSALGVA from the coding sequence ATGAAGAATCTTGCCAGCCAAATTCATGCCTTCGGTAAAGCATTAATGATGCCGATCTCCGTTATTGCCGCTGCCGGTATCTTTCTCGGCTTGGCTGCCGCGATGCAGAATCCCGCGGTCACCGGCGATGCCTTTGCCCATCTGCAGGTACCACAACTGATTATTGGCTTTATCCGCAAAGTGGCGGCGGCCTTATTTGCCAATCTGCCCGTGTTCTTCGCCGTTGCCAGCGCCATTGGTCTGGCGAAAGCGGAGAAGCCTACTGCGGCTTTTGCGGCAGTCATTGGCTATGTCGTGATGAATGTGGGCATCAGTGCTACGCTGGCGGCCAAAGGGCTGACGGCGGCTACCACTACCCCAGAAGCCTTGCAGCAAGCAGGCCTGGATCAAACCACGGCGATGATGACCTCGGCAGAGTACATCGAAATGCTGGGCATCTTTACTTACAACATGAGTGTGCTTGGCGGCGTGATTGCCGGGCTGGTCACCGTGGCACTGCATAATCGCTTTTACACGCAACAATTGCCGACGGCGATTAGCTTTTTCGGCGGGCGGCGCTTTGTACCCATCGTCACCGTTATCGTCTTGCCGCTGATTGGCGTGCTGCTGGCGCTGATCTGGCCCACGATCGGCGAAGGCATTGCCTGGGTCGGCAAGATGATTGGGAAAAGCGGCCAGTACGGCGCGTTTCTGCTGGGAACCGGCGAACGCCTGCTTATCCCAACAGGTTTGCACCATATCCTCAATGAAACGGTGCGTTTCACCCCCATCGGTGGCATGGCGACGGTAGACGGGCAAACCATTGTCGGTGCACTGAATATCTTCAACAATTCGCTCACCAATCCGGGCGCTATACCTGATGAGACGGTGCGCAGCGCCACCCAATTCCTGGCTCAGGGTAAAATCCCGGTGATGATGTTCGGCTTGCCTGCGGCTGCACTGGCGATCTACCACACCGCGCGCCCGGAGCATAAACAGCGGGTTAAAGCGCTGGTGATGGCAGGTGCGTTGACCTCCTTCACCACCGGCATCACTGAACCGCTGGAGTTCTGTTTTATCTTTGTGTCACCGGTGCTTTATATCCTGCATGCGTTGTTGACCGGCCTGTCATTTATGCTGATGTCGATGCTGCATTTAATGATCGGTAACGTGCAGGGCGGCGCGATCGATCTGGTGGTGTTCGGTATTCTCGGCGGCAGTAAAACCCAATGGTGGTGGACGGTAGCGCTGGGGGTGATTTATGCACCGATCTATTACTACGGCTTCCGTTTTGTCATCACGCGCATGCGAGTGGAAACGCCTGGACGAGAATCGGATGAGGAGCCGCAAAATGCGCAGGTGACAGCGGATGAACGCACTCAGGTGATCATCAGCGGGTTGGGCGGCGAGGCCAATATAGAGGACGTCGATTGCTGTTTCACACGCCTGCGAGTGCGCGTGAAAGAGATGAAAGAGGTGGTGGATCAAACGCTGCTGACCACCGGCGCTAACGGGATTAACCGCGTCAGCGAGCACGATGTGCAGGTGATTTATGGTCCGCAGGTAGAGAAAATTGCGAATCAGGTTAAGTCGGCGCTAGGGGTTGCCTGA